The Mustela nigripes isolate SB6536 chromosome 6, MUSNIG.SB6536, whole genome shotgun sequence DNA window tcccccccctctctctgcctacttgtgatctctgtcaaataaataaatagataaaaatcttaaaaataataataatgaaataaaatgaattactttactgattaaaaaaagtgtagtttaatgaacatttattgtaCATTTCAACCAAGGGAAAGGCCCTCTACTAGGCACCTTGGGAAATACAAGTGAAAATAAGCTCAGCCTCTCCCCTTGCCTTTCCTACCAGACTAGGGAATACAGATACAATAATACAAGCTACTTTGtaaggaagagatttttttttaaataattaccatATTTAATGCACAATTAAAATGTTATGGGAATCGACAAGAGATTCATTCAGAATGAAAATTTTGCTTCAAACACCATTACACCAGATTTTCGGATTTATAACTCTCACAGAGCCTCAGAAGGATGGGACCCCCACGAGCATGGTACCCTTCAACAACCTTAGCAGGAAAAGAACTGCTGGCCAAAGGGCTGCCCCATTTCACACCCCAGCACCAGACAGAAAAAGCACGGGTCAGACTAACCAAAGCACAATGGTGATTTACTTTCCAGCAGCCTGAAGGGCCAAATGCTGACAAACATCTTTCTAATAAAGGTGCGATGGCAAAGTGCACAAACGTTAAATGTGCaactcaatatatttttatgtactaCTGAGTGGTGGTGACTCAAAATGTTAGACACTGACATAATGGGTGACACAGGAAGGGCTTGGCAAGTACTAGCCATGCTTTCATCTGCCAATCTGCTAATTCAAGAATACTTTcatctgcactttttttttttgatacgtggggttaaactttttttttctgtgaattctttGTCTTACAGCCTTTTCATTATTAAGATATTAGTCCTTTTTGTAATCTGTAGAGTCCTTTATATACTGATACTCAATcttatgttgcaaatatttttcccaatttGTCCCttgcctttaaaatttctttgctaTGCACatagttttgaatatttataCAGATGAgttttctgctcttttcctttgtgatttcagCCTTTGCCattctggttttaaaaaacaaatttttttttttgactcctacttcctgaaaaaagaaaaaaaactttcccCCAATTTCGCTATTAAACGTTCAcccatattttaatatgaaactcttatgttttttttatatttaagtctttaatccacacAAAATTTATCTTAGCACATGGTATGACGCTAAGGTCTAATCTTGCTTGAAACAGCCAGTTCTGACATTGTACACTGAATAATTCATccattttacacttaaaatgaCAACGCTATCATaaattgttttcatgtttttcttttttctattgtcGTAAGAATGTCCAAAGGACATGAATTTAGTTGACTTCTTTCACTGTACAGGGAGGCTCACTGTAGCACATGAACTAGCCACAGCAGAAGGAAACTATTAAAATTCTACATACTAGTATATACTTCTAGACTGACTGGTCTCTCACTGATCATTCAGATTATTTCCACCAGGATGTGTATTTCCTGTGAAGTTACACCTTCATACCCCCCGCCTGGAACAGCGTACCATGGCTTGAAATTTCCTATTTACCCTCATTATATCCATTATCCTGCGCCTACTCGGTACCATCCGCCATGCTAGGTCATGAACCAGACAAATGCAACTCTTCCCCCAATGCAGCAGAAGATATGAGCTGCTGGGAAGAGGTCTTTAACTATTTACACCAATAATTCATCCCAGCTATGTTCGGTGCCACTAAATATAGCACAATAACCTTTCTAACTGAGTCGTCTCATTTCCAGCTCTGTGCATTTCTTCGTACGTTTAGTGAAGCACAGCCCAGAAGAGTTGGTTCCAATTTCCAATGGGAAATACCAGAAAGAAACTTGAGAATTATCTTCAGAGTATTTACAAGATGTCTTGAGCTAACGTGAGGAGTTGGGAAAAAGGGTTAAAAGAGAGCCCCCAGCTCAACCCATTTGGAGATGATCTTTTAAATTCTCAGGCCTATATCCTGAGCAAAGCCAGTCCCTTGGCAGATGAGATCTGAAACAAATTTAATAAGGTCAAGAATGAGGCAAACAGATGACTCCAGCAGAGGATCATTTTGACccttgaaagggaaaaaagactgGTTACACTCGTTTTGTACCACACCCTATTTTTTCTGTGAGGTCCCTTATGTTCTACATTTGATAGGTTTCAAACTGTGGGCAACTGTGTACAATAGTTTTAATGACTGAAACAAAAAATCTGCCttatgaaagaaaaggacaaacaaaaacaaaaaacccaggaatTTTTCCAGCCCGTGATTTCTATCTGCAGAGCGGCTGACTGCAGAGTCCCCAGAGCTGATGAAACCACAGACTGCCAGATTTCCAGCTCAAACTAGAAAggactttcttcctcttcttttaatgAAAGTAGCAACGCCCGAGGGCAGCTGAATATAAgttattctttcctttgtaaaaaaaatttctcttaactggggcgcctgggtggctcagtgggttaagccgctgccttcggctcaggtcatggtctcagggtcctgggatcgagtcccgcatcaggctctctgctcagcggggggcctgcttccctctctctctctctgctggcctctctgcctacttgtgatctctgtctgtcaaataaataaataaaatctttaaaaaaaaaaaaaaatttctcttaaaaaaattctccccCATTGAACCTGCTATGATGTTAACAAATGTGACTTTCtaatgacctaaaaaaaaaaaaaaaaacccagatttttttattcgagagaataaatttaaaacaaacagatgatttgtatttgtactttaaaataagtgtgctatttctggggcgcctgggtggctcagtgggttgatgcctctgccttcagctcaggtcatgatcccagtgttctgggatggaaccctgcatcgggctctctgctcggcggggagcctgcttcctcctctctctgcctgcctctctgcctacttgtgatctctgtctgtccaataaataaataaaatctttaaaaaaataaaataagtgtgcTATTACTGAAGTCTATGCGTAAGAAGATGCCAACAAATTCACTCGTGACCACACATAAACTTAAGCTTTCTAAGTGAAATCTCTTTAGCATGAGATCAAAGACAGTATGATCTTAGAGGATCCCCAAATGCGACCTAGTCCAGCTCTTTAAAAGGtagcttttgtttctctgagaaacaaaatacatctaaaaatacataaaagcacCACAGATACCTGAAATGCAAAATAACCAGCAAGCCATACTCTTTTTCTGCAGAATTAGCAGGCGTGTATCACCTGTTCCGGAgatcatttattttactatttcttttttttactggCAGGACTGTCCAAAACCTCGATCTTGCCTTTTCCACCTTCTGAATGAGGAAGCTTAATATTATCTATGGTGACTTCAGAAGCGCCATCATCTTCCCCCTCAGAGCTGTCCTCCGAGCTATCTTGCGAACTCTCTTCTGAACTGTCCTCTTCTTTTGAATCATCTTGGTTCATCTCAAACAAGGCCACGTCCTGCCAAAAGCACCATGTGAGAAATTCATTTCAGGGCAGATCCCTAGAAAGTTGTAATAACACCCTTGCAAACAACCAACAACACTGAACACAAATCCTGAAACACAGGacaagaaatgtttttaatacaaTATGGTACTTTTTCCTTTCAGTTGCCATAGTCCCCCATGATGGTTTACAGGTGTAAGAAGTCCCCCGAAACCCGATTCTATATATCCTGAACATATTCAACAATATGTGTCcaacaaatattaacaaacacTAACATGAACCAGGCACCACACTAGGTCCTAGAAACTCCACAAGAACAGCAATAAAATCTTTGCCTTTCTGAAACTCAGGTTTTTGAGAGGGATTGGCAAACTACAGCTTGAAGGCCAAACCCAGCCCGCTACCTGTTTTTGTTTGGCTCCTGagctaagaatgttttttttaatttttaagtagtagAAGTAAAAAATCAAAAGGGTAATATTTCACGAAACATGAGAATTATATGATATTCAAATTTCGGTGTTGATAAAACCTGCCTATTCATACACATGATCTACAGCTGCTTTCATGCTAAAATGGCAGAAATAAGCAGTCATAACGGACACAGCAGCGTCCACAAACCTGAGTATTTACTAGCTGGCCCCATACACAAAATACTTGCTGACCTCGGTTCTAGTTGGGAAGGAAACGCAATGATCAACTACTGTAAGGCTTAGTGTGAGGctgtgaaaatgaagaaaagtaaagaaggacAGGATAAGCTTCTAACAGGGACATCGGGGAAGCCTCTTACTGAGTGACTAGTGATGAGAGCTGGAGGGAGTGACAATGCAGAAATCTCAGAGGAGCCTtgtacaaagagagaaaaaaaaacctggagcAGGGAGACTGAATGGGACTGGAGAAAAGAGAGGGCACGATGGGAGGTAAGTTAGATGGAGAGCTGGAGGCAGGATCATACGGGCCCTCGAAGGATTCCAAACTCATCAGAGATGTGATGGGAATGTGGGCCACACACGCTGTAGAGAACAGATTCTAGGAAAGCCAAGGCAGAAGCCGGAGAGTCTGCTGAGGAATCACGGCAAGAGTCCACAGGGAGACCACGATGACATGGACCAAGGGTGGCAGCAGGGGACATCGTGCAGAGTGGCTGGATCGGAGACATAGTCTAGAGAAGGAGCTGCCTAGAGCTGCCAATAATGAGATTACTATCTACAGTGGTGTCAGCTCAGTCTAGATACAAGTGTTCTAAAGGGAACTCCACTGTAGAAAGAAGATATGGGGCCATGTGGAGAAGATTTATCATGTAGGTTAGGTTAGTGGTCCGTTAAATGCAtcctttatttttacatatttaatgaaaCAGGTTATGATTACTTTTTTCAGGCcttcttttaggaaaaaacaatCCACTTGGGACACTTAGTAAATTAATGCTTCAAGATAACAAACGTAATATTTGACTTGAAAAagccctcctcttctctcctgctAACTTCCTAAACTCCATTCAAAGAAGCTACCTGATCTGTAAGATCCCTAATCATGAAATAACCACGTTCCCATGTAATATTGGGCACATCTGTAGAGTCtgcaagaaggaaaataacactTGAATTAAAACGGGAAAAGTCCTCTCCTTTGTAGATGATGCAACATACTGGTAATTTTACtttaggaaatgaaaacaatgcaTCATTACCATTTGTATAACTTTTCCAAGAGCCCCATCAATATCTTCAATATTGAAACGACCAGGTGGTGCAGCTGCCATTTCTTCTCTTAGCTTTTCATTTGCCTGAGCCATCTGTGGTAGAAAGGTCTGTACTTGGTCCAACACTAAGGAGAGAAAATACAGTTTATCAATCTTTATGTGACTCTTTGGCcaaaattcaacttttttttttttttaagattttacttatttatttgacagagagatagagagcacaaatagacagaggcaggcagagaaaagagggagaagcaggctccctgctgagcagggagccagatgtgggacttgatcccaggaccctggtatcatgacctgagctgaaggcagccacttaaccgactgagccacccaggcgccccaaaacttcAACTTTTAAAATCCAGAATTTATTGTAAAACACTCCTGAATTCAACAgtaacagaagtttaaaaaaaaaaaaaaaaacacttgcaaatttcttccattttaaaaacctCCACCCTCTTCTGAGTCCTTAAAAAGGACTACACAAGTTAGTATTTCTCaatgtttatttgtgttttcatagATCCTCAGAACTGTACATTCCTAGACGGCTGGCATCCAACCAATAGTAACTGAATAAGGAGAACATATGACTTAATAGTTagctgcatcaggctctgaggCTTTGGGGTCAGGCTGACAAGATTATTAACAGAACCCCAGTTCTACCCCTTACTCCCTCATTTACCTTAGGCAAGTTAACTAAGTAGCAGGTGTTTTTACCTGTCCAGTATCTGTTCCCCTGTCTTCTGATAACATAATCCTGACTTTCCTTTTAAGCTCTGTCACTCTTAGTCACTCTGGTGCCTTGCCCTTCTCACATCTGTATGTTCCATAACCTTGGTCAACATGATTTGGGTCAGTGACATATTCAGTGACATTGTGATCTGGTCAGGCCAGTAAGAGACCACCCTGGGACTCTGGCTGGAACTGCGTAAGAGATCCCTTCCTTCTGAGTGAGGAAATGACTGGCTGGGCTGTTGATAAACTGGCCAACCTGCCACATGGTGAGAAGGGCCCACTCTAGATTTAGTCAACACCTAAAAGGAGAGCTAAGAGATATGGAGCAGCAGACCTCTAGGACCCCAAGCACCCGGATGCAGATATACCTGGAGTCACCATGCCTCCCCCCTCCTCAATAAAACTGGccaacataatttattttttggcttaAGGCAATCAGAGCTGGATTTTAGTCATTTGCAACCACAGATgtcctaaataataaatttaatttaaccaTTCAAAACCTCAGTgtactcatctgtaaaaatgggagTGAGGACTATACAGGGGAATCAATAAACAAGGTAGGTCTAATTTCTTTAGCTCTCAAAAGAGGCCCAGCAGATAACCGTGCACTAATGAGTTCTCAAGACTTGTTAAGTCTGACACAGCCACACAGTACGTGACTGAACCGTCCAGagtacagaagaagaaaagaaaaaggtggtaAAGGTCAAGAGATGGCCTTTCATGATAAAATAGGACTGCTGGAAGTTATGCAGTGAGGTCCTAGAATACAAGCCCCCCACAATGGCGATCACagtaaggaaagaaatgaaagatctaAGAAAGACTCCGATGAAACTCCACAAATGAAAACACTGTCAGCAGCTCCTAAGACACCGACACCCCTGAGCGGTCCCAGGGTGAGCAATGAACAGCTCCAGCTGGACTGAGGTTCACTGTGGATTTCTACTGCTTCACTGGGCACAACTGAATATCAGAGAAAGTTCTTAAGAGAGGAGGGgagtgaagaaagggaaaaatacttACGGGGACTCCTTTCTATCCGAACTGTCTGAAGAGTGGACTTTTTTCTGCAGTTAGGCTTGGGGCTGATGAGTAACCTGTCCCATATACctgaaagcacacacacacttagtTTACTACAGCATGAAGAAATGGGGGCCCGTCAGCAAACTTCCTCCGACCGCTCTCAAGTCTTGAACGTTCCATGTTCCCCCAGGCATCTGTAGAAAGAGAGGCTCACCAAGTCCCACGAcaacattttacttctttacGGCCACCACCTCCCCTTCCGTAGGCCTGTCTCATACATCTGTATGTGCCACCGGCGCTGAGGAGTAATAAGGAACTAACCTGCACCCTCTTGGATCAGAAACCCCCCAGGGACAAATGAGTGTCTgcaaggaagggacagaggaagcagCACAGAGTACAATGAGGGTTAAGTGAAGCCAGAAATGGTTACTCACTTCATTATATTGGGCAAATTACTCACCCTCTTGGAGCACTTGTTTGTTCATAAAGCACACCTGCCTTGTTACTGGACCTTCACTTAAGGATGTCCAACCTGGACAAAGGAGCCCTCTGGAGAACTGTCTGTCCCCCACTCCCACGCACCTTTTCAGCCCCATCACTCACTACTCCTCAAATCAAGAAACTCTTCAGCCCATCAGAGCCCAGAGGACAGGACTTGTCTTTCAAACTCAAAGCTTTGATCACCCTGTTTCCAAAGCCTGGAAAACCTCTTCACTCAAGTACAAAAACCCTATTCACTCCCCTCAAAGCAGAGCTCAACAAATACTCTTTGATTAGTACTTTAGGTCTAGCAATTGGATTAACATAAGAAATCCAACAGGTTCTGTCTGATTCCCAATTTTGTCACTTTTCAGCCACATGATCTCCAGCAAGTTATCTGTATGATAcactgtgactcagtttcctcacctacaaaTCAGAGATAACAGAACCTCCTGCACAAcgtttttgtgagaattaaatgagttaattaagTCCTGGGTCCCAGTAGGCACTACATAAACTCTGGCTATTACTATAACTCCTCCGGATGCTCTGGGTTCTCACAGAACGTCCTCTTCAAGGTAATATTCACCAAGAACATGCCCAAGACCTTAAacacattttccttctccttaaaaaaaaaaaaaaaaaaatcaacaggtaCTATTACGTCCATTTTCCAAATGTGAACACTGAGCGTTGAGAATGTAAACAACTCTGCTGTAGTCCCAAAGCTAATCCATCGTGGAGTTGGGATTCGAATCGATGCTTTTGAACTCCCTACTACAGTGTCTGAAATCCTATGTGGGCTTCCTAGACCCAAGTGTCCCTCTAGAAGAGAGAGGCAAGGCATTAAAGGGTGGTCCTGTGAGCActgagggtaggggtggggggttagTCCGTAACAGTGGCCTGCGTCCCCCACCAGCCCGAAGCCGGACCGCGACAGTCGACCCAAGGccctccccaggccctgcccttaGGGGAGGTGTCCTGCTGCTGCACTTCACGGAGTGGGCGCCCACAACTGTGCGGAACAGAACCATCCCGGGCCCGAGGCTGGGTGCCTGCCCGGAGGCCCCCGAGCCCCACCCCCGCCGCGGCGGTCTTGCCGAGACCCGCGGCCACCCTGGGCGTCCCCTTGGCCGCGCGTGCTGGGCCCAGACACGGAGCCGCCGACCGGCCCCCGCCGCTGCCCCGGCCACACGCCCCCTGCCGCACGTGCACGCTCCACGCTGCGGCCACCCGCCCGTCACCTCCGCGGCCGCCGCTCCCGGCTGTCAGCAGCTCCTTGGACACCGGGACCGCTGAGCAGTCCCGGGGGGACGACGAACAGCTCGCGCCAGACTGCTGCTCGGCGCGGACCTCCATGCCCCTCGCTAGACTTGAGAGTCAGCCCGCCTAGCCCCGGATGCAGGAAAGAGGTTCGGTtagggggcggggccagggccgCGATTGGACGAAACTTGGCGGTAGGCGGGGCGAGCGCGGCCGCGGCTATGGCGACACCTGGCGGAGCCGGGAGGCCATTCCTGTGGCGGGAAAAGGCAGGTTGGGGCTTAGGGTCCTGTCGCTGGATGAAAGAGCAGACAAAACTCAGTTTTGGCCAAACAGTTCCGAAAACATTGCACCCTGGAGCTCCCTTCCTCCTCATTTaaatgttgtgggtttttttttaatgtttaggtcgtgtttaaaaaaatacacaatataaaatctaccatcttaaccattttcaagtgtacagttcagAAGTGTTAACTTCATTTACATTGTTATGTACCAGAGCTCTAGAATTTTTTCACCTTGCAAAGCTGAAACTATCCATCGAGCAACCCTCCCATAGTGTTACCGTAATAACGACTTGCCATTGTTTTTCAACCAAGTTATAAAAAAGAGGGCACAAGGAATTATGGGAGAAGTGAGAGTAGGCATTGAGGAGGAACACCTGAGGAATGCATGTTAGAAGCCGATTTCACTCTCTATTTAAAACCTACTCTGGAGATCCTTCCATGAAAGgacagcatcttttttttcttgtgcctCCCTTAGAGTcaggcccatttttttttttttttttctttttttttttttttaatgttttaaatttattttcagcctaacagtattcattgtttttgcaccacacccagtgctccatgcaatccgggccttctccaatacccaccacctggttcccccaacctccctccccccgccccttcaaaaccctcagattgtttttcagagtccatagtctctcatggttcacctctccttccaatttcccccaactcccttctcctgtctaactccccttgtcctccatgctatttgttatgctccacaaataagtgaagtcatatgataattgactctctctacttggcttatttcactcagcataatctcttccagtcctgtccatgttgctacaaaagttgagtattcatcctttctgatggaggcataatactccatagtgtatatggaccacatcttctttatccattagtccgttgaagggcatcttggttctttccacagtttggtgaccgtggccattgctgctataaacattggggtacagatggcccttcttcttactacatctgtatcttgggggtaaatacccagtagtgcaattgcgaggtcatagggaagatctatttttaatttcttgaggaatctccacactgttctccaaagtggctgcaccaacttgcattcccaccaacagtgtaagagggttcccctttctccacatcccctccaacacatgttgtttcctgtcttgcttattttggccattctaagtggtgtaaggtggtatctcaatgtggttttaatttgaatctccctgatgatgaacattttttcatttgtctgatagccatttgtatgtcttcattggagaagtgtctgttcatatcttctgcccatttttttatatgattgtctgttttgtgtgtgttaagcttgaggagttctttatagatcctggatatcaaccttttgtctgtactgtcatttgcaaatatcttctcccattccgtgggttgcctctttgttttgttgactgtttcctttgctgtgtagaagcttttgattttgatgaagtccccaaagttcatttttgcttttgtttcctttgcctttggagacatatcttgaaagaagttgctgtggctgatatcgaagaggttactgcctatattctcctctagaattctgatggattcctgtctcacgttgagatcttggatcagaagaataaacattgttaaaaggtctgtacttcctagagcaatctatacttttaatgccattccgatcaaaattccagtagtatttttcaaagagctggagcaaataatccaaaaatttgtatggaatcagaagagaccccgaatcgctaaggaaatattgaaaaacaaaaataaaactgggggcatcacgttacctgatttcaagcttaactacgaagctgtgatcaccaagacagcatggtactggcataaaaacagacacatagaccagtggaacagagaagagagcccagatagggaccctcaactctatggtcaaataatctttgacaaaacaggaaaaaatatacagtggaaaaaagacggtctcttcaataagtggtgctggaaaaactggacagctatatgtagaagaatgaaactcgaccattctcttacaccatacacaaagataaactcaaatggataaaagagtcAGGCACATCTTTAATGATTAATCTGTGTTTAACTATTAACTGAACAGAGAAaagttgaacaaatgaataattttgaattgtTTCACTGATTGATAGACCACCCCTGTACAACAGGATTGTAGCCTTTAGAAATGTCCTCAAATCTCTGTTGTGAATTGTTGATGAGATCAGAAGCACTCCATAGGTGCAAAACTAATGGAGCTATTTGTAACAATAACTTAGAAATTAAGACATTCATATTTAGCCAAGATAGAGTAGAAGATGCACTGGCAGAATTCAGTCTCCCCCTGGAAGTGACATTGTTAACCAGAAAAgcgattttataaaatatgaaaataaatgtaaaacatagtttttctcacttttaatcttttaaaaataattgattgtttatttttttaattacagggTTTACAACAAATGTAGAAGTAAAGTAAATACGAGAATAGCATAGAAGGTGGAGGTAGTAAATTTGTTGTAGGGATCTTATATTTTATGTGAAGTATATTTATGTGAAGgattttaaaatagtgataagttaaagatgtatattataaatactagagcaactaaaaaaaaaaaaaaaacctaaagaagAGAAATAGCTGCTCAGCCAATAGTGGAGATAGAACCTGAGCTGTGAAGTATAAtcaattaatccaaaagaaaacaggataaaaGATAATGAGGAGCAAAAAACAGATGGgataaacagaaaaccaaaaaaagatgGTAAACTTAAGCTAAACCCATATCAGTAATTAGACTAGATGTACATTTGTCTaagacttaaaaggaaaaaattgttaTACTGGATAAAACAAGACCCAACTGCATGCTGTCCACAATAAGTTCCCTTTGACTATAACAACATACATAGGT harbors:
- the NOPCHAP1 gene encoding NOP protein chaperone 1, translating into MEVRAEQQSGASCSSSPRDCSAVPVSKELLTAGSGGRGGIWDRLLISPKPNCRKKSTLQTVRIERSPLLDQVQTFLPQMAQANEKLREEMAAAPPGRFNIEDIDGALGKVIQMDVALFEMNQDDSKEEDSSEESSQDSSEDSSEGEDDGASEVTIDNIKLPHSEGGKGKIEVLDSPASKKKK